From the genome of Deinococcus ruber, one region includes:
- a CDS encoding N-acetylglucosamine kinase produces MSSTHVLGIDAGNTKTIALIADTNGTVLGWGRAGSSNIYVQQHRALSALEQAVSAARASAGLPESVGMQAVTLSASGADWPEDFALLRRELNRWNWAEAQHVVNDAVGALRAGSLDGLGVAVVCGTSAGTAARAAGGTAWHSSYWQEPEGAEELAQRTLRAVYRADLGIDPPTTLTARTLAHFGCETVDALLHSFTAREQPPHAHLGRLARVLLDEAQAGDATSRRIVQQHGAALGEYALAAARKVGLSGAYRLVTSGGVMRHPSPLLREALMTRVHEVSPDVTWQASHHEPVFGALLLALELAGQTVTETLFRRLEETCPEESLFVT; encoded by the coding sequence ATGAGCAGCACCCATGTGCTGGGAATCGACGCGGGCAACACCAAAACCATCGCCCTGATTGCCGACACCAACGGCACGGTGCTGGGCTGGGGCCGCGCCGGAAGCAGCAATATCTATGTGCAGCAGCACCGGGCACTGTCGGCACTGGAACAGGCGGTGAGTGCGGCCCGTGCCAGCGCGGGGCTTCCTGAGAGCGTCGGGATGCAGGCCGTGACGCTCAGTGCCAGTGGAGCCGACTGGCCCGAAGACTTCGCCCTGCTGCGCCGCGAACTGAACCGCTGGAACTGGGCCGAGGCTCAGCACGTGGTCAATGACGCGGTGGGCGCACTCCGGGCCGGGTCGCTGGATGGCCTGGGCGTGGCGGTGGTGTGCGGCACCAGCGCAGGCACGGCGGCGCGGGCGGCGGGCGGCACCGCCTGGCACAGCAGCTACTGGCAGGAACCCGAAGGCGCGGAAGAACTGGCGCAGCGCACTCTGCGGGCCGTGTACCGCGCCGACCTGGGCATCGACCCTCCCACCACCCTGACCGCCAGAACGCTGGCGCACTTCGGCTGCGAGACGGTGGACGCGCTGCTGCACTCGTTTACGGCACGCGAGCAGCCGCCACATGCCCACCTGGGCCGCCTGGCCCGCGTCCTGCTCGATGAGGCGCAGGCGGGCGACGCTACCAGCCGCAGAATCGTGCAGCAGCACGGCGCGGCGCTGGGCGAGTACGCACTGGCCGCCGCCCGCAAGGTGGGTCTGAGCGGCGCGTACCGGCTCGTCACCTCTGGCGGCGTCATGCGCCATCCGTCGCCGCTGCTGCGCGAGGCCCTGATGACCCGCGTTCACGAAGTGAGTCCTGATGTGACGTGGCAGGCCAGCCACCACGAACCCGTTTTCGGAGCGCTGCTGCTGGCGTTGGAACTGGCCGGGCAGACTGTGACAGAAACCCTGTTCCGGCGGCTGGAAGAAACCTGCCCGGAAGAATCGCTGTTCGTGACCTGA